From the genome of Lineus longissimus chromosome 8, tnLinLong1.2, whole genome shotgun sequence, one region includes:
- the LOC135492946 gene encoding piggyBac transposable element-derived protein 4-like, translating into MVKFKGRLSFKQYMPNKPIKWGVKVWALCESTSGYCLGWYPYTGKQNVTGLGLGYDVIDALTQNFHAYGHHLFYDNFYSSPFLSLQMMDHDIATCGTIRSDRIGYPRNFTDIPLARGAAPLFKKSGNLMACTWQDNKRVNVLSTIHGIGVNVNQVRDRKDATGFRQVHKPVCISEYNKYMGGVDLMDQLLQYYEFPHWSHKWYTPIYHRIREVAVVNGFILYKKVNPQGKMTHLKFRQGVIDGLVQGLASTRKRRGRQSLAADRDLRLTERHFGWTPTKNYKPDCSVCCDRKIKRVQTSDGCKNCNKPMCWPECFEVYHTVQDYRRVGRTISQRKYDARDAARNQQ; encoded by the coding sequence ATGGTGAAATTCAAAGGACGACTATCTTTCAAGCAGTATATGCCCAACAAACCCATAAAGTGGGGAGTGAAAGTGTGGGCTTTGTGTGAAAGCACCAGTGGTTACTGCTTGGGTTGGTATCCCTACACAGGTAAACAAAACGTGACAGGACTAGGACTTGGGTACGATGTTATCGACGCCCTCACACAGAACTTTCATGCATATGGACATCATTTGTTTTATGACAATTTTTATTCCTCACCTTTTCTCAGTTTGCAAATGATGGATCATGATATTGCAACATGTGGTACCATCAGATCTGACCGCATTGGATATCCAAGAAACTTTACTGACATTCCCCTGGCTCGTGGTGCAGCCCCTCTGTTCAAGAAGTCAGGGAACCTCATGGCATGCACTTGGCAGGATAATAAGCGTGTGAATGTGTTGTCAACAATCCATGGCATTGGAGTGAATGTCAATCAGGTCAGGGACAGGAAAGATGCTACAGGCTTCAGACAAGTACATAAACCAGTTTGCATTTCTGAGTACAATAAGTATATGGGGGGCGTTGACCTGATGGATCAGCTGCTTCAGTACTATGAGTTCCCTCATTGGAGCCACAAGTGGTATACACCCATCTACCACCGTATTCGTGAAGTTGCAGTTGTAAATGGCTTCATTCTTTACAAGAAAGTCAATCCTCAGGGCAAGATGACACATTTGAAGTTCAGACAAGGGGTTATTGATGGATTGGTACAAGGTTTGGCTTCAACCCGCAAGCGCCGTGGCCGTCAAAGTCTTGCAGCTGACAGGGATCTCCGCCTAACGGAGAGACATTTTGGCTGGACCCCTACCAAGAACTACAAGCCAGACTGCTCTGTCTGTTGTGATAGAAAGATAAAGAGGGTGCAAACTTCAGATGGTTGCAAAAACTGCAACAAGCCTATGTGTTGGCCAGAATGCTTTGAGGTCTATCACACGGTGCAGGACTATCGACGCGTTGGTAGGACCATTTCTCAAAGGAAATATGACGCCCGGGATGCTGCAAGGAACCAGCAGTAA